Genomic window (Georgfuchsia toluolica):
CAAGCTTTGCTGACAACGTGATCGCTCTCTGCCGTCATGCCGGTTTTAACCCCGTTATTGCCTTTGAAGCGGAAGATGTATTGACAAGCATCGCCCTTGTATCGAGCGGACTTGGGCTCTGTGTTGTGCCGCAGTCGGCGGCTGGCTTGATGCTTCCACGCACCACCTACCGTCCGCTTATAGCTCCTGATGCCAGAGTCGAACTCAAGTGCATGTACCGCAGCGACGATACGTCGCCGTCCCTGCAGGCATTTCTCAACCACGTCCGCAGAATCGCCAATAACCCGCTCCCAGGTGGCTGACTGATGAATGGGCCTAGTCATTGCGCAGTATGTTCTTTTTCATGAGTCCGACAACGCGCAGCACGACATCACTGGTCGGCTTGGATCGGCAGGCAAGTACACGACCAGCCGCCTCATCCGCGACGCTAATGTGCTCTCGACTCATCACTCGCTTTTTGATCGCGCCGCTGACGATCTGAATCTTGCAGACACCACAGCCACCTCCGCGGCAGCCCACCGGGATTCCCCGCTTGCCGAGCTTTTCCATTCCGACCAGCAACGATTCCTGGTCAGAACAGCGGAA
Coding sequences:
- a CDS encoding 2Fe-2S iron-sulfur cluster-binding protein gives rise to the protein MAYHLVTIEETGETFRCSDQESLLVGMEKLGKRGIPVGCRGGGCGVCKIQIVSGAIKKRVMSREHISVADEAAGRVLACRSKPTSDVVLRVVGLMKKNILRND